Below is a window of Yersinia kristensenii DNA.
CAATGAGAGGGGCCAGTAAAAGCAGTTTTTCCTGCATCTGACCGGCTATAGCTTTAAACCCCACACTGATATTTGGGTGACGACTCACGGCTTGCCAGAATTGCCCCGCCAGTTGTTGTGCCCGCACCCAATGTTCACGGCTGACATCCGCCGATAACGTAATATCAGGCGCTGCTTTCCGCATATTTCCCGTGCCTGATGGAGCAAACGCCATTGGCAACATGTCATAAATAGGGGCGAGTGATAAAGGCCGGTTTTCGGGATGCAAGAATGATAGATTTCCATGATGCATATCGGTATTCGCAATCAATACCCCGAAAGCCCAAATCAAACGTACTTGTTCCAGTTCAGCCTGGCTCAGCAACCCTTTTGCAGCCAGTTCACGACATACTTTGGGCCAACTGGCAACTGGCATGCCGATAAATTCAGCGTTCACGGCTTCTAAAGACACCATACCAATACGGCCCCGCTGGCCTTGTCGGTCAAAGCGTTCAATTTCCAGGAAAGTTTGCTTATCCTCATGTTGCAAGACATGGCTGAAAGCTGCTGAATAACCCGCATCCTTTAATGTATTCAGCGCCAAAGACTCGGCAATGAGTAAATCCGCCCAGCGCCGTGCATTTGGGTTATCCTGCACAGCGGTAAATTTAACAATGACATATGATGGGGGCTTCCCCTTATATCCGGCATAACAGGTAAATTTCGGTTGCTCTCCACCTGCCGATGAACCCACCAGTTCACCAGCCAGCGCCATCAGGGATAATTGATTATAGCGTTGTGGCTTATCTGATGGGTGAATGGGAATAGCATTAGGCTTATCCAACCACTGCTGATAACTTCCCTGCCCTATAAGAATGTTGCCATTTACATCATCCGCCATACGGGATAAGGCAATCAGAATATGATCTTCATTCCATCCACGAATATCTTTATCAAGTTGTAATAACTCAGCAGCAGACTTCCCCCAAATCCGGCCAAGAAACCCCTGCGGCCGCATATCCGCCAAGTACCAAGGGAGGCTGTCGAATAGCTGCCATGTATCGTCATCCACTTGATGTACACAACACATTTCAGCCGGATATATAGGATATAAATTGGCAAAATGGTGGGCATTGCCGTCAAGATCAATTCTGTAGAGCGGAAATTCACCCACATCAGCAACCAAGCGAAGTAAAGCATAGCGGGTAGACTTTCCTTTCCCGATCTTTATTACCCGGTCTTTCAACCTATTTAATTGACGAGAAATCGTTGGTTGGCTGGTCGCCATTGCCTGTGCCAAGGAGCTTGCCGTCGTTGGACCTTGTCGTAATAACATTTCCAGAGAAAGCATTTGAATAGATCCGTGAATAGAATAGTGAATAGAATAATGAATAGATATATAGCGATAATAACCTGATATGTAAAGCTGATTTATAAAATACAAGCAGATTAGTGAATAGAAATATGGGGATAAAATAAAATTGAGAACAGAGCCGTAACACCGTGATACGGCTCTGTAAAATAGGGTTAATATTACTCTTGGTCGCCCAGCAAAACAGATTCCAATGCAATCTCAATCATGTCATTGAAAGTGGTCTGGCGCTCAGCGGCAGTGGTTTGCTCACCGGTGCGGATATGGTCAGACACGGTGCAGATAGTCAGAGCTTTCGCGCCAAATTCAGCCGCAACACCATAGATACCCGCCGCTTCCATTTCTACACCCAGAATGCCGTATTTCTCCATAACATCAAACATTTGTGGATCTGGTGTGTAGAACAAGTCAGCGGAGAAGATGTTACCCACGCGAACATTTACGCCTTTTGCTTTAGCGGCATCCACGGCATTGCGTGTCATTTCGAAATCTGCAATCGCTGCATAATCGTGGTCTTTAAAGCGCATACGATTCACTTTGGAATCAGTACAAGCGCCCATACCAATAACCACATCACGCAGTTTAACGTCAGCACGAACCGCACCGCATGAACCCACACGGATGATTTTCTTCACGCCGAAATCAGTGATCAGTTCTTTCGCGTAAATGGAGCAAGACGGGATACCCATGCCGTGGCCCATCACTGAGATTTTGCGCCCTTTATAGGTGCCGGTGAAACCCAACATGCCACGCACATTGTTCACTTCGCGCACATCTTTCAGGAAGGTTTCTGCGATAAACTTCGCACGCAGTGGATCCCCTGGCATCAGTACAACGTCAGCGAAATCACCCATTTCAGCATTAATATGTGGCGTTGCCATAATCACTTTCCTTAAAAATCAGAGAATTAAATTTGTATTACCAAACTGTCTTTAGGTCTGAGCTACTTTGCACAGTTCAGAGAAAATCAGCCATCACCAGCGTAGATGAGCACAGACCGTTTGGACACGGCCAGCGCTCAGCTTAGCTGAATGACTTACAGCATATTCTTCCCATAATCCATTGGGGACAGGTCGAAATACTTGGCGACCGTCTGCCCAATATCGGCAAAGGTCTCACGGTGCCCCAATGAACCCGGTTTCACTTTCGGGCCGTAAACCAAGACCGGAATATGCTCACGAGTATGATCGGTACCCGGCCAAGTTGGGTCACAACCATGGTCAGCGGTCAGGATCAAAATGTCATCTTCTTTTACCAGCGCCATCAGCTCTGGCAGGCGGCGGTCAAACAATTCCAGTGCGGCGGCATAACCCGCAACATCGCGACGGTGACCATAAGAAGAGTCGAAATCAACAAAGTTAGTGAAAACTATGGTGTTGTCACCGGCTTTTTTCATCTCTTCGATGGTGGCATCAAACAGAGCATCCAGGCCGGTCGCTTTCACTTTCTGCGTGATCCCGACGTGGGCGTAGATATCAGCAATTTTACCGATAGAAACCACTTCGCCGCTCTTTTCTTCTACCAGTTTTTTCAACACAGTTGGCGCTGGCGGTTCAACAGCCAGATCATGGCGGTTGCCAGTACGCTGGAAGTTACCGGGCTTATCACCAATGAATGGGCGCGCAATGACACGGCCAATATTGTAACCGCCTTCAGTCAGCTCTTCGCGGGCGATTTCACACAGTTCATACAAGCGATCCAAGCCAAAAGTCTCTTCGTGACAAGCAATCTGGAATACCGAGTCCGCAGAAGTATAGAAAATCGGTTTCCCGGTTTTCATATGCTCTTCGCCCAGTTGATCAAGAATCACGGTGCCAGAAGAGTGGCAGTTACCCAAATAACCCGGCAAATTGGCGCGTTTGACCAGTTTTTCCAGCAATTCCGCTGGGAAGCTATTCTCCACATCGCTGAAATAACCCCAATCGAACAAGACCGGCACACCGGCAATTTCCCAGTGGCCCGATGGGGTGTCTTTACCGGAAGATAGCTCACTGGCATA
It encodes the following:
- the deoD gene encoding purine-nucleoside phosphorylase, translated to MATPHINAEMGDFADVVLMPGDPLRAKFIAETFLKDVREVNNVRGMLGFTGTYKGRKISVMGHGMGIPSCSIYAKELITDFGVKKIIRVGSCGAVRADVKLRDVVIGMGACTDSKVNRMRFKDHDYAAIADFEMTRNAVDAAKAKGVNVRVGNIFSADLFYTPDPQMFDVMEKYGILGVEMEAAGIYGVAAEFGAKALTICTVSDHIRTGEQTTAAERQTTFNDMIEIALESVLLGDQE
- the deoB gene encoding phosphopentomutase; the encoded protein is MKRTFIMVLDSFGIGASADAKKFGDEGADTLGHIAEACARGEADVGRSGPLKLPNLSRLGLGKAAEESTGKFPVGLDKNAEIIGAYGYASELSSGKDTPSGHWEIAGVPVLFDWGYFSDVENSFPAELLEKLVKRANLPGYLGNCHSSGTVILDQLGEEHMKTGKPIFYTSADSVFQIACHEETFGLDRLYELCEIAREELTEGGYNIGRVIARPFIGDKPGNFQRTGNRHDLAVEPPAPTVLKKLVEEKSGEVVSIGKIADIYAHVGITQKVKATGLDALFDATIEEMKKAGDNTIVFTNFVDFDSSYGHRRDVAGYAAALELFDRRLPELMALVKEDDILILTADHGCDPTWPGTDHTREHIPVLVYGPKVKPGSLGHRETFADIGQTVAKYFDLSPMDYGKNML
- the yjjJ gene encoding type II toxin-antitoxin system HipA family toxin YjjJ; amino-acid sequence: MLSLEMLLRQGPTTASSLAQAMATSQPTISRQLNRLKDRVIKIGKGKSTRYALLRLVADVGEFPLYRIDLDGNAHHFANLYPIYPAEMCCVHQVDDDTWQLFDSLPWYLADMRPQGFLGRIWGKSAAELLQLDKDIRGWNEDHILIALSRMADDVNGNILIGQGSYQQWLDKPNAIPIHPSDKPQRYNQLSLMALAGELVGSSAGGEQPKFTCYAGYKGKPPSYVIVKFTAVQDNPNARRWADLLIAESLALNTLKDAGYSAAFSHVLQHEDKQTFLEIERFDRQGQRGRIGMVSLEAVNAEFIGMPVASWPKVCRELAAKGLLSQAELEQVRLIWAFGVLIANTDMHHGNLSFLHPENRPLSLAPIYDMLPMAFAPSGTGNMRKAAPDITLSADVSREHWVRAQQLAGQFWQAVSRHPNISVGFKAIAGQMQEKLLLLAPLIGRMA